One region of Cucurbita pepo subsp. pepo cultivar mu-cu-16 chromosome LG03, ASM280686v2, whole genome shotgun sequence genomic DNA includes:
- the LOC111791842 gene encoding protein GAMETE EXPRESSED 1, whose translation MNEPKSRPQAQILNQNPNWSLGRHLSEARQARESRPACIHSPSFQNLRRRIPQNNTTKTFRLINRNNSEDEDETVGFSMEHILFLVILLFALPNCESWNWFSSSSSSGSSMGSFKSVEGGSVSEFSIEGFDDQKGVRRIENAKNKLSTSNSCWEGAYRHLFAGCSEIFAADEKRSRFAWHLSDCFQKDSGRPPFPSCDAESPMAKCLKYLNEHEHRIYLEFYLETNSICHQLQAHAFKHDTERLVNELKRSSEAAEGKLESIEEKSESLLQNSYQIYDSLNSTGVQIQKMVQTSRKLEDHMGTVLEHSEAVYEQSKKIETSQLELQEGQLKLRRSLEEGMEMLQDSYSNLGREMDGLREEAIEIEKEIAKVGDSMSLKMKYLQSTADDIGNMAGLSLDKQQELLDAQSTALNGLHSLSKVQSEALEDSRSKLQQLAEYGRKQQDEFLQRQGQLQQLHDRLMDNSNSILEAQQSFESKQANMFIALEKLFTLHNAMLLESRLIKVFLIYFILIFIVYMFSSTKQTYTVRPWLYIELCVAFLIEVGILRFEMFNMEQKTWIINSVRTVFLLAASLQLLHAICTYRDYDVLNHHMLLMLMERINGMQTQNKICWESDSEVNWSSWIDTELSEDADDPDFVLPEEVGENSITSALTTRRYNLRHRPLR comes from the exons atgaatgaaccaaaatcCAGACCTCAGGCTCAGATTCTGAACCAAAATCCGAACTGGAGCCTCGGTAGACACTTATCCGAAGCTAGGCAGGCTCGGGAATCCAGGCCTGCTTGCATTCACAGTCCA TCCTTTCAAAATCTCCGCCGTCGTATTCCtcaaaacaacacaacaaaaactTTCCGACTCATCAACCGGAACAATTCAG AAGACGAAGACGAGACGGTAGGTTTTTCGATGGAGCATATTCTGTTTTTGGTGATTTTGTTATTTGCGTTGCCGAATTGCGAATCGTGGAACTGGTTctcgtcttcttcatcttcgGGCTCTTCTATGGGGTCTTTTAAGAGTGTTGAGGGTGGAAGTGTTTCGGAATTTTCAATTGAGGGTTTTGATGATCAAAAGGGGGTGAGGCGAATTGAGAATGCTAAGAACAAGTTGAGTACGTCTAATTCTTGTTGGGAAGGTGCTTATAGGCATCTCTTTGCGGGCTGCTCTGAGATTTTTGCTGCAGATGAGAAACGGTCTAGATTTGCTTGGCATCTTAGCGATTGCTTTCAGAAGGACTCTGGTAGgcctccttttccttcttgtgATGCGGAATCCCCCATGGCCAAATGCCTCAAATACTTGAATGAACATGAGCATAGGATCTATCTTGAGTTCTACCTTGAAACTAACTCCATTTGTCATCAACTACA GGCTCATGCTTTCAAGCATGACACAGAGAGGCTAGTGAATGAACTGAAGAGATCTTCCGAAGCTGCAGAAGGCAAGTTAGAATCCATCGAAGAAAAATCGGAATCTCTGCTGCaaaattcatatcaaatttatgaTTCCTTGAACTCTACTGGTgttcaaatacaaaaaatggTTCAAACATCAAGAAAACTAGAAGATCACATGGGCACTGTATTAGAGCACTCTGAAGCAGTTTACGAACAATCCAAGAAGATCGAAACATCACAGTTGGAACTCCAAGAAGGTCAGTTAAAACTGAGAAGAAGTTTGGAGGAAGGGATGGAAATGCTTCAGGATTCCTACAGCAACCTTGGCCGAGAGATGGACGGTTTACGAGAAGAAGCGATCGAAATCGAAAAGGAGATAGCCAAAGTGGGAGATTCAATGTCTTTGAAGATGAAGTACCTGCAGAGCACGGCTGATGATATTGGGAATATGGCAGGGCTTTCATTGGACAAACAACAAGAACTTCTAGATGCTCAATCCACAGCACTCAATGGTCTTCATTCTTTAAGCAAAGTTCAATCAGAAGCGCTAGAGGATAGCAG GAGTAAGCTGCAACAATTGGCTGAATATGGCCGCAAACAACAGGATGAGTTTCTTCAGCGACAAGGACAACTCCAACAACTTCATGATCGTTTGATGGacaattcaaattcaatcttGGAAGCTCAG CAATCATTTGAATCAAAGCAAGCAAATATGTTCATTGCTTTAGAGAAGCTTTTCACCTTGCACAATGCAATGTTGCTCGAATCTCGACTAATCAAAGTTTTCCTCATTTACTTCATTTTAATCTTCATCGTCTACATGTTCAGTAGCACCAAGCAAACTTACACCGTTAGGCCCTGGCTATATATCG AGCTGTGTGTTGCATTCTTAATCGAAGTAGGCATACTACGGTTTGAGATGTTCAACATGGAGCAGAAAACATGGATCATAAACTCGGTGCGGACAGTGTTCTTGCTTGCTGCTTCTCTTCAGCTTCTACATGCCATTTGCACATACAG AGACTATGATGTTTTAAACCATCACATGCTATTAATGTTAATGGAAAGGATCAACGGAATGCAGACACAAAATAAGATATGTTGGGAAAGTGATAGTGAGGTGAATTGGTCATCATGGATTGACACAGAGTTATCTGAAGATGCTGATGATCCTGATTTTGTTCTTCCAGAAGAAGTGGGAGAGAATTCAATCACCAGTGCTTTAACAACGAGAAGGTACAATCTTCGCCATCGACCCCTTCGTTAG
- the LOC111791847 gene encoding protein RALF-like 33 codes for MGNSSSPPAFFSMLIFTIAFFVYSSSLMVMAMSGDHSLSWLSTEARCHGRSLSECMMNVEFEMDSEINRRILATSSYISYKSLKANNIPCSRRGSSYYNCQPGAEANPYQRGCTVITRCRS; via the coding sequence ATGGGCaactcttcttctccaccTGCCTTCTTCTCTATGCTCATTTTCACCATAGCCTTCTTTGTCTATTCGTCCTCTTTAATGGTCATGGCTATGAGTGGTGACCATAGTCTTAGCTGGCTCTCGACTGAAGCTCGATGCCATGGACGTTCGTTAAGTGAATGCATGATGAATGTTGAGTTTGAAATGGATTCTGAGATCAATCGTCGTATCTTAGCGACTTCAAGTTACATAAGTTACAAGTCGTTGAAGGCGAACAACATTCCATGCTCTCGACGAGGTTCGTCCTACTACAATTGCCAGCCCGGGGCTGAAGCTAACCCGTATCAGCGGGGTTGTACTGTCATTACTCGTTGCAGAAGCTAA
- the LOC111791457 gene encoding protein LOW PSII ACCUMULATION 1, chloroplastic has translation MALGMATLPVFHQLLTLSNPKSATILRQRLPTSNSQRPFHVSILCCSSTSQSPEANIESAESSVNLGLQLFSKGRVKEALVQFEAALDMNPNPLEAQAALYNKACCHAYRGEGKKAADCLRVALREYDLKFGTILNDPDLASFRALPEFKELQEEARMGGEDIGYGFRRDLKLISEVQAPFRGVRRFFYVALSAAAGISLLFNLPRLFRAIQGGNEAPDVWETVGNLAVNVGGIVVFVALFLWDNKKEEEQLAQISRNETLSRLPLRLSTNRVVELVQLRDTVRPVILAGKKETVSSAIQKAERFRTELLRRGVLLVPVIWREGREPRMEKKGFGAPAPAGSAALPSIGEDFEKRAQSITAKSKLKAEIRFRADVISPAEWESWIRDQQKSEGVTPGEDVYIILRLDGRVRRSGRGMPDWQKIIEELPPMDALLSKLER, from the exons ATGGCTTTGGGTATGGCTACTCTTCCTGTGTTCCACCAGCTGCTCACCCTATCTAATCCCAAATCAGCAACCATTCTCAGGCAGCGCCTACCCACTTCCAATTCTCAGAGGCCTTTCCATGTCTCTATTCTCTGTTGCTCTTCTACTTCTCAATCCCCAGAAGCTAACATCGAATCTGCGGAGTCCTCTGTCAATCTCGGCCTCCAGCTCTTCTCTAAAGGACGG GTCAAAGAAGCTTTAGTCCAGTTTGAAGCAGCACTGGATATGAATCCCaaccccttggaggcccaagCTGCTTTGTACAACAAAGCATGTTGTCATGCCTATCG TGgggaaggaaagaaagctGCTGACTGTCTGCGTGTTGCATTAAGAGAATATGACCTGAAATTTGGCACAATTTTGAATGATCCTGACTTGGCCTCATTCAGAGCTCTTCCTGAATTCAAGGAATTGCAAGAAGAG GCTAGGATGGGTGGAGAAGATATAGGATATGGATTTCGAAGAGATCTTAAACTCATTAGTGAAGTCCAAGCACCTTTTCGAGGGGTTCGGAGGTTCTTTTATGTGGCACTGTCTGCAGCTGCTGGAATTTCGCTGTTGTTTAATCTACCGAGGTTGTTTCGGGCTATTCAAGGTGGTAATGAAGCTCCTGATGTTTGGGAAACTGTTGGAAATTTAGCTGTTAATGTTGGAG GTATTGTCGTTTTTGTGGCGTTATTTTTATGGGACaacaagaaagaagaggaaCAGCTTGCACAAATATCAAGAAATGAAACGTTATCAAGGTTGCCTCTGCGTCTTTCCACCAATCGAGTTGTTGAACTTGTTCAGCTACGAGATACTGTAAGACCG GTCATTTTAGCTGGGAAAAAGGAGACAGTTTCTTCAGCCATCCAAAAGGCGGAGAGGTTCAGAACTGAGCTCCTTAGACGAGGTGTTCTCTTAGTTCCTGTCATATGGCGCGAAGGTCGGGAGCCCCgaatggaaaagaaagggTTTGGTGCTCCAGCCCCTGCTGGTTCTGCTGCTCTGCCATCTATTGGG GAAGATTTTGAGAAACGAGCTCAGTCTATAACTGCCAAATCGAAGTTGAAAGCTGAAATTCGATTCAGGGCTGATGTTATATCACCTGCAGAATGGGAAAG TTGGATAAGAGACCAGCAGAAATCTGAAGGGGTTACTCCTGGTGAGGATGTCTACATAATATTGCGATTGGATGGTCGAGTTCGAAGATCAGGGAGA GGAATGCCTGACTGgcaaaaaattattgaagagTTACCACCAATGGACGCTCTTCTAAGCAAGCTAGAAAGATGA